Proteins found in one Nitrospirota bacterium genomic segment:
- a CDS encoding 2Fe-2S iron-sulfur cluster-binding protein — MSKTVNLKIDGKEVQAIEGMNLIDAAEIAGIHIPNLCYIKGMKGIGACRLCLVEIEGLKAPMIACTTKVKEGMVVNTETEKVQEIRKFVIDLILSMHPLDCMTCTKAGLCNLQKYAYNFEIKESSFTRKKFGFPLDEGNPFIKRDPDYCILCARCVRVCKEQGTNVLDFMGRGVGSKVTTANDSPLHESGCTFCGSCIDVCPVNAILEADR; from the coding sequence ATGTCAAAAACAGTTAATCTAAAGATAGACGGTAAAGAGGTTCAAGCCATTGAAGGTATGAACCTTATAGATGCTGCAGAGATTGCAGGGATTCATATACCAAACCTCTGTTATATAAAAGGCATGAAGGGGATTGGTGCATGCAGGCTGTGTCTTGTGGAAATAGAGGGATTGAAGGCGCCAATGATTGCATGTACCACAAAGGTTAAAGAGGGTATGGTAGTCAATACAGAAACAGAAAAGGTTCAGGAAATCAGGAAATTTGTGATAGACCTTATCCTTTCAATGCATCCTCTGGATTGTATGACATGCACAAAAGCAGGTCTCTGTAATCTCCAGAAATATGCCTATAATTTTGAAATCAAAGAGTCAAGCTTTACCAGGAAAAAGTTCGGCTTTCCATTAGATGAAGGCAATCCTTTCATAAAAAGAGACCCTGACTATTGTATCCTCTGTGCTCGGTGTGTTAGGGTCTGCAAGGAACAAGGAACTAATGTCCTTGATTTTATGGGAAGGGGTGTTGGTTCAAAGGTCACAACTGCAAATGATAGCCCCCTTCATGAATCAGGCTGCACATTCTGTGGTAGTTGTATTGATGTCTGTCCTGTTAATGCCATCCTTGAGGCAGACAGAT
- a CDS encoding NADH-ubiquinone oxidoreductase-F iron-sulfur binding region domain-containing protein, with amino-acid sequence MTETKELKVEDIKTLAEEKGCPLQKALYYITEFLPGPMCGRCFPCALGSYEVKVRLQNIVEGSGTEADIFTIKRIVTEMFEASMCKKGKDTAKFILEWIETDVYKEHVEGRCRDRECIAFIEYRVIPEMCTMCGICQDICKYNAIIGEKKKPYLSGYLPFEIRQKRCTKCGDCIKVCPTEAIIIVDVKKVDVKEQLAVGR; translated from the coding sequence ATGACTGAGACAAAAGAATTAAAAGTAGAAGACATAAAAACTTTAGCAGAGGAAAAGGGGTGTCCTCTCCAGAAGGCCCTTTACTATATCACAGAGTTTCTGCCAGGTCCTATGTGTGGCAGATGCTTTCCCTGTGCCCTCGGCAGTTATGAAGTAAAGGTAAGATTGCAGAATATTGTTGAAGGAAGTGGCACGGAAGCAGATATATTTACCATAAAAAGAATTGTTACAGAGATGTTTGAGGCATCTATGTGTAAAAAGGGGAAGGATACTGCAAAGTTCATCCTCGAATGGATCGAGACTGATGTCTATAAAGAGCATGTTGAAGGCAGATGTCGTGATAGAGAGTGCATAGCATTTATTGAATACAGGGTTATTCCAGAGATGTGTACAATGTGCGGTATTTGTCAGGATATTTGTAAATATAATGCAATCATTGGAGAAAAGAAAAAACCATATCTTTCAGGGTATCTGCCTTTTGAGATAAGGCAGAAACGGTGCACAAAATGTGGTGACTGCATAAAGGTCTGTCCAACGGAGGCGATTATAATAGTAGATGTTAAAAAAGTAGATGTTAAGGAGCAGTTAGCGGTTGGCAGGTAG
- a CDS encoding CBS domain-containing protein has protein sequence MILNDILEAKPIKIISIRKDSTVAEAIKIMEGADIGCILIVDEHNKLIGIFTERDVMHCIVKNISLDKEIIKNVMTANPLTLDASTDVSTAITSMSRKRVRHLPVMKGNEIAGVISYRDLVAYLLPEIVYMAEDIY, from the coding sequence ATGATATTAAATGATATTTTAGAGGCAAAACCAATAAAGATAATAAGCATTAGAAAGGATTCAACCGTTGCTGAAGCTATAAAAATCATGGAAGGTGCGGATATCGGTTGCATACTTATCGTAGATGAACACAATAAGTTAATCGGGATATTTACAGAGAGGGACGTCATGCATTGTATTGTCAAGAACATCTCCCTCGATAAAGAGATTATTAAGAATGTGATGACTGCGAACCCTTTAACCTTAGATGCTTCAACGGATGTAAGCACAGCAATAACTTCAATGTCCCGTAAAAGGGTAAGACATTTACCGGTTATGAAGGGGAATGAAATAGCCGGAGTCATTTCTTACAGGGATCTGGTTGCTTATCTGCTTCCAGAAATAGTCTACATGGCAGAAGATATCTATTAG
- a CDS encoding NAD(P)H-dependent oxidoreductase subunit E, with protein MKQGETTYDLSMTLETVGCIGCCGLAPVATINEEIIGEIDVKEIDEIVEAIREESQKL; from the coding sequence ATAAAACAGGGAGAAACAACTTATGACCTTTCTATGACACTTGAGACTGTTGGGTGTATTGGCTGTTGCGGTCTTGCACCTGTAGCAACAATAAATGAAGAAATAATTGGTGAGATAGATGTGAAGGAAATTGATGAGATTGTTGAAGCCATAAGGGAGGAAAGTCAGAAACTATAG